GCCCGGTGTGTCATCTTTAGGGTAGAAGTAGAGGACAACCCACTGACTGCTGAGGTCGTCGAGAGTGACCGAATTGCCATTTTGGTCAGGGGTGGAGAAATCTGGCGCTGGTTGTCCGACTTGGGGATTGTTGCTCATGATGAGGGTGTGAGAGATTGTGTAGGCGTAGCCCATCGTAGATATCGCTTTACAATTGTACATAGATTGAGCTATGCCTACGCACCCATTCCTATTTGCTGACAATGACTAAAGATATGCAACGCGAATTTACCAACCGCGATGAGTTGGTAGCCTACCTGCGCGAACAATTCCCAGGTGCAGCACAACGCGATCGCCACATCAGCGAAACTCTGGGGGGACGCAAAGCGGCACAAACAGCACTGCAAAAAATCGATCCCCTTCGCTATGCCCAAACACGTAATTTCTTCACAGGCGCAGTCACGCGACTTTCGCCTTACATCCGCTATGGCGTTTTGAGTTTGCGAGAAATTCGAGATTATATCCTCAACCAAGTACAGCACCAAGATGATGCTACAAAACTAATTAACGAATTAGGCTGGCGCGACTATTGGCAACGGTTGTATATGAAGTTGGGGGATGAAATCTGGAAAGAACCAGGAAGAGTAGTGCGATTCGTTGATTAGCAAATCACGGTAATCAGTCCGTAAATAACTAATCCAGCCCGACAGCAGATTACTGTCACTAAAGGCTGAACTCTCGGTCAGATGTAGGTGAAAGTCCTACCATTCAGACTCAGAATTGACTCCTTACCTGCCCACACCGAACAAGCTCGGTTCTTGTAGAGTGAAGCTGGGAACAGGGTGCAATCAGACGACCGTTGCGGGTTGACACTGGCGCTAATAGGGAGTTCCCACGATGAAACAGAGCCTAAAAAAGCGACTTACCAGGAAACAGGGCGCAACACAAAAACCCTGATTTTGCTGGAGTTCATTCCCGCCGAAAAAATACTCTATTATCGGCAAAGAGTCCAGGGAATCCAGCAGTCGAAGTGGCTACATCTAACGGAACTATCAATCTCACCGAGGGAACGAATAAAAACGAGTTGTGGGTCAAGGGGCTTTTCGTTCCCCATGTAGACCAGACGAGAGGATTAATCCCCACAATTCGGGTAGGACAGACCGTAATTGGTCTGAGGTGTTCAGAATACACTAACTAGAGAAGAGAAAATGATTAGACACAGTTATAAAACTAGTGAATCTTGGAAAGCCCTACCGTGGAAGAAATTCCGCCGAAATCTTTTCCGCCTTCAAAAGCGCGTGTATAAAGCTGTTCAAGTTGGAGACAAGCGGAAAGCTAGGTTACTCCAAAAGCTTATTCTAAAATCCACCTCGGCTCGATTTCTTGCAATTAGACTTGTATCTCAGCTAAACGCTGGTAAAAAGACGGCTGGTATCGATGGTAAGAAATCCCTTTCATTTGAAGAACGCTTCAACCTTGAAGAACTACTGAAAATGAATAGTGGAAATTGGAAGCATCAAGGAATACGGGAAATCCCCATCCCTAAGAAGGACGGGACTACCAGAATGCTTAAAATACCCACCATAGCGGATAGAGCTTGGCAATGCCTTGCAAAATATGCCTTGGAAGCCGCCCACGAAGCAACTTTCCATGCCAGAAGCTACGGGTTCAGAACTGGGCGCTCTGCCCACGACGCACAAAAGTACATTCAAACAAACCTGAACTCAAGATGCAATGGAATAGAAAAACGAGTTATAGAACTCGACATTGAAAAGTGCTTCGACAGGATTAACCACTCAGCGATAATGGATGAACTCATTGCCCCCAAAGGCTTAAAACTCGGAATCTTCCGATGCCTTAAGGCAGGGGTAAACCCAGAATTTCCTGAACAAGGAACCCCACAAGGGGGAGTGGTCAGTCCATTGCTAGCAAATATTGCACTCAACGGGATTGAGAGTATACACAGATACCACTACAGCTACAAACAAGGATGTAGAATAACTGATAAAACTTCAAAAGAGGATATCAGTGAACCATCAGTCCGATACGCGGACGACATGGTTATTATACTCCGACCCGAAGATGACGCGACAGAGATACTTGAAAGAATCAGCGAGTTCCTCCGCAAACGCGGAATGAATATAAGCCAAAAGAAAACCAAAGTTACCGCCGCGACAGATGGATTTGATTTCCTCGGCTGGCACTTTAAAATCCAGAAAAACGGAAAGTTTAGATGTACTCCCTCAGTGGACAACTTCAAAGCATTCCGTAAGAAAGTAAAACACATCGTCAACAACTCGAATTATGGTGCTACTACAAAGGCTGAGAAATTAGCCCCGGTGGTTAGAGGCTGGAGAAACTACCATAAGTTCTGCAACATGGACGGGTCTAAAAACTCGTTATACCACATCCAAAAAAGAGCTTATACGGTATTCAACAAGGAAGCCAAGAAAAATCGCTACTCTAGCAAGAAATTAATAGACAAAGCATTTCCGAAGGTTCCCTACTCCGAAGGTAGCCACGTCATGATTAAAGGAAGAAAATCCCCCTATGACGGAGATACAGCGTACTGGAGCGAACGTAACAGTAAACTCTATGACGGCGAAACCTCTAAAGCCATTAAGAAGCAAAACCATAAATGTGCATCCTGCGGCTTAAAGTTCATCGATGAAGAACGGGTTCACCTGCATCACATCGATGGAAATCATGCCAATTGGAAGAAAAATAATCTGGAAGCAATTCATGAGAGTTGCCACGATTACAAGCACATGAGCAAAAGCGCAAGCTAAGAACATCGGGAGCCGTGTACACGGAAACGGGTACGCACGGATCTAACTGAGAGGTGCGGGGAATAATATCCTCCATCGACTCAACCCAAAACTGGTTACACTGTGGGCGAATATGCACCCGAATTGCCACAAGATGTGAGAGAAGGAACTACAGGCAGAGTTTGCATTGACAATTTCAGTCGTGATTTGAGAGAAACTGGTTATTTACATAACCACGCGCGAATGTGGCTAGCGGCTTATGTTGTCCATTGGCGGCGTATTCGTTGGCAAGCAGGAGCCAAATGGTTTCTTGAACACCTTTTAGATGGAGATCCTGCTAGTAATAATATGTCATGGCAGTGGGTTGCTAGCACGTTTAGTCATAAACCGTATTTTTTCAACCGTGAAAATTTAGAACGCTACACCAAAGGCGTTTATTGCCAGAAATGTCCCCTTTACGGTCATTGTGATTTTGAAGGCAGTTATGAAGAATTAGAACAGCGACTTTTTCCTAAAGGTGAATTTAGTAAACAACCTAATAGCCAAAGTTGGCAGCGTGGAAAGAAAGGTAAAAAATGAATAAACCAATTGTTTGGGTACATGGAGATTGTCTCAGTCCATATAATCCCACATTGCAAAAATACCCCGATGCCCCAGCTATCTGGGTTTGGGATGAGGCTTTGATAGAGGAATGGCAATTGAGTCTTAAACGTCTCACCTTCATTTACGAATGTTTGCTAGAGTTACCTGTTGTTATTCGCCGTGGCAATGTGGCACTAGAAATTTTAGCTTTTGCTCAAGAACATGATGCCAATTTAGTTGTCACAGCCGATAGTCCCAGTCCCCGGTTTGATGATATCTGTAATCAAATGGAGCGTTCTATAGCAGTGGAAGTGTTAGAGGTAGAATCATTTTTTGACTATGACGGCTATATTGACTTGAAACGTTTCTCGCGCTATTGGAAAGTGGCTCAAAATTATGTTTATCAAAAGCCTTCGCCCTAAATTCCTCTTATAAATTGGGCTACGGTGTACACACAAGTCAAATTACCCTAAAAACCTAGCTTGATAGGACTTTCCTCGTTCCCAGGCGGAGCCTGGGAACGCATTCATTGAGTCTTTGACTCAATGTCTGACAGGAGGCAGAGCCTCTAAATCAGGCATTCCCATGCAGAGCATGGGAACGAGATAAACGAAAAAACAATGGAAAATCAAGCTTTTTTCGACTTGTGTATACACCGTAGCCTTTCCAAGGGGGGAAACAAGAAAATCTAGTTCCCTCCCCAATACATACGGGGAGGGTTAGGGTGGGGTAATTCAAAGACTGGTAGTGATTCCATAACTTGTGTGTACACCATAGCCCTTCTCCCAAATTGAGAGAAGGGGTTAGGGGATGAGGGCGGTTAATTTTACTTAAAAGATTTTGATTGATTTTTTAAGTAAGATTAACTTATAAGTTAATTACAACAATTGCTGCAATCATTTAAACCTTTCTTATACATGAAAGAGTAATTGTTGCAAACTATTAAGCCTTTCCAGCAATTGCTTATATATTTCTTGGAAATACTTAAACCTTTCTTATATATGGAGAAACAATTGTTGCAAAGTATTAAGCCTTTCCAACACTTGCTTATACATTTATTGGAAATACTTAAACCTTTCTTATACATGAAAGAGCAATTGTTGCAAACGCTTCAATTTTGGCAACTAGTCTTGCAGATTAATCGAGTTATAAGTGCTGAGTTGCAAGTGAGATTTTTCACTCAGCACTCTTCAATCTATTGAGGTTTGTAAATAATTTGTATCTCTGCAAGGAATATTCCTTTAGACTGAGTTTCAACTGAAAAAATGTGGGAATAAACACAAATGCATTCGTTAAATATATTTTGTCACGAATCTGTAGTTGCTGTTTCCTTTGTCGCTTGCATTATTGGACTGTTGTTATTGTGGAATAGTAAGCAGCAAGCAAATGAGATGGAAGAAACAGAGCGAATTCTGTTTAGAATGAGCTTTAGTTACTGGCTAGTTTACTGTGTAGCTTTTGGCATCGAAAAAATAGTTTTACCTGGCTGGGAATCTGTAGTCATGACTTTGAAAATAACTACGGCTCTGTCATATTTCTTAACTTTTTCTTGCATCGTTAGTCTGCCGCTACATAAATTTGCAGTACATCGGGTTGAGGAATAGTGATTGGGGATCCCTTCTCTGCGAGACGCTACGCGAACGGCTTCGCTCAGGGCAAGTGGGCATGGAGTATGCGATTAACATCTCATAGCGATCGCTAATGCAGCTTCTAGTTGATCTTGGGGTAAAGTCGTTAAAATAAAGACCTCTTGTACCGTTTTCCCCTGCCGTGCAATGACTTTATAGCCGCCGCGAATGGGTACTGAGACGCGTAGTTGCATTTTTGGACAATGACCCTTCGATCGCCCAATCACTCCCGGCGTCACAGTTTGGATGCCATCTTGCTGACAAAGACGTTCTAAAATGGGGATAAGACCAGAAAGGTGTGTTGAGTGATTCCAAACCAGTCTGGCAGCTTTTTGTGTTCGCGTAGCGTCTCGTAGAGAAGCCGTGCGGAGAGGATCTACGGAGGGTTTGCCCATAATAATTAAGCTGCTTCTAGAGGTGCCATTGTCAAACCTGCTCGGCGCAGCTGCTGGTGATAGAGTTCCGCAGGTTCTTGAGGCCCGACCCAGACGATCGCTTGACCTTCATAGTGTACCTGATTAGTCAGATCCCACGCGCGATCGCCACTCATCCCTGGAATATATTTCATCAAACATTCAGACACGTGTTGGAATGTATTAAAATCATCGTTTAATACAATCACTTTGTAATTCGGATAAGTCTTACGGATAACTTGATTAGACCGTTCAGGAGCTATAGTTGGTGCTGTGGACATCCCGTAAACATCTGCTGAAAGTGTCATAACCATAAAACAATTGGTCAAGATAATTTTACAAAACTACACTACAAGTAATTAGTTTAGTTCATTGTTTGGAGATTGGGGACTGGGAAGTTAGGAGTTAGGAGTTAGGAGTTATATCAAGTTTGGTTAAACACTTGTAATATTTGTAGGTTGGGTTAAAGAACGAAACTCAACATTTAATCTGTGTTCATTTTGGGTTTCACTGCCATTCAACCCAACCTACATTGATAGATTTTATTACAAATAACCACCCAAACTTGATATTAGGAGTTAGGTATTTTGTATTACGAAGAATTCAATGCCCAATCCCTAATGCCCAATGCCCTATTTCCAATTATCCCAGTTTTCGTTAAAAATAGATGTATCTGGGAAGGCGGTAGGGTTGCCATTTTGTTGCAAAAGCCGTTTGAGTGCTTCTAGTTGTGGCTCTTGTTTAGGTAAATCATCAACTAGTTGGTAAGGTGCGATCGCATTTTTGAGTGCAAAACTAGCAATAGTTCCCGCAGCTGCGCCAGCCGACCATTCAAAGGAATGTACCCGATAGGCAGCAGCAGCAATATGACTAGTTGCAATACTTTTGCCACCTACGAGCAAATTATCAATTTTCTGGGGAATCATCGCTCTCAAAGCAATTTGGAAGGGATAAGCAAGACCTGCACCACGTCTTTCGCCTGGACGTTCTGTGTTACCAGGGGCTTCTGGGGGACTATTCACCATGCAAGGATGGAAATCTATGGCGTAGTGACCAATACCCACAGCATCGGGGAAGATGGTAGAACGAGTCCGTCGCATTGCTTTGTCTGGTGGAACTTTACCCTCAATTACTGATACTGCTTCTAAACCTGCAACTGCTGCTCGTAGGCGACGATACATATCTGCTGGCAGAGTCTTGGAGTAATACTCGTCATTATAATCTCGGCGGGAAATATCAATTTCCCAGATACCAAAACCTCCGGTTTGTCCCCAACTAGGGCGGCCAATAATCCGTCGTCCTTCTCGCATATAGGGATATTTTGATAAACCATGCGCTGTCCCCATTGGTGAATTTAAACCGGAAACAAAGCGGTTATTAGTTTGCGGCTGCTTGACACCATCCCCTAGTTGAGAATCCGTAGTCCCAGCTACCAACCAGTAATAAAAAGATAAGGCATTTTCCTCAGCCTTGCGGAGGGCTTCTGTCCGCAGTCCTCCCATCCAACCCCCTGGTTCTAACTGTCCAGTACCTTGTAACTGTTGCCGAGTATAAATTAGGTTATCCTGGGCTGTTCCGGGGCGGTAGTCGTTACCCCAAGTCCAGTTTTGCATGGAGATATCACCTGGTGTAGCCGCAGTAAAACTTACACCGCCAAATTTTTCTGCTTTCCCTTTCTTTGGACTCCAAATGCGACGATAGGTAAAAACTAAATCAAAGTTAGCCAGTCGCTTCAATTCATAGCTGAAATATGGCGCATATTGTGGATAAAATGCAGGCATTGTCTGCGGTTGCGGTTCCTTAGTGGCCTCCATTGCAAAGGTGTAGGTAAAGCCTTGAGGACAATAGGGGTCATTATTAGCACTGGAGGCAGAAGGTTCTAAGTAAGAACGGGCATCAATACCTAATCGGTAGGGAACATCAGCAAGGGCAATAATTTCTCCAGTTTCGCTAGCGTCTATGACATACCATTTAGCAGCATCCTCTTTTGCTGCCTTGGGGATGAAACGGACAATCGTTTTGGTAAACCGAGATGAGTTTTCGTAGCGATAGGCATCTTCAATACTTTGAGATAACGTAAAAGTATTGAGAGGTGGTGCGCCTTTTGGGGGTTGAGATTGAATTGCGATCGCACCATTAATTATTTTGCCATCAGCAGCGATTTCTAAATCTTTAATTACCGTGTTGGGAAACCATTGCAACTTTCCTTTGCCTTTCTTTTCGGCATCTTTGAGCATCTGGGTCAAAATGGTGTGAGCATCGCGGGGAAGAAAACACGAGTCACTTACCCAACAGTCACCAGGGTTAAGCTCACCGTATTTACGCTGAATGCGGTTTCGCAATTCCAGATAACCGCGAGAATAAAATTGTTGGGAACGTTGGGTTGGTCGTTCATCTAATGCAGATGTCCCTTGAGCAGAAATTTGTCCTCCCAACCAGTCAGTAATTTCTGTGAGACAAACTGTTCGTCCTGCTAGCAAGCCCTCGTAAGCTGTAGCTACACCAGAAAGTCCACCACCCACAACTAAAATCTCGCAATTTACACTTTTGTCTGGGGTTCTTGGTGGCGCAGCCATCGCCTGATTAAATGCGACTAAGCTAGAGATTAAATTAAGACCGATCAACGATGTTAAGCTAAAAGCTATTTTGTGTCTATGCTTCATAGTAAAAAAAACCGTTCCAAATCCTGTGTCACCTTGTAGACGTTAGCATTGAGGAAATGTCTAGCTCAAGAAATTTTTCCAGAGCAAGAGATGCGATGAATCGCCGTTTCTACAATACGCGATGAATCGCGTATTTGTGATGATTTATCACATTTTTGTGCTCTAAAATTTTCATCAAAAAACCTTAACCGAATCGTATTCTAATCACTTCCCCTAAGCTAAAACACATCTAATTTGCAGATGAAATTTTTCTCAATATCTTGTGGGGTGGGCATCTTGCCATTGGTGTCAACTTAACGCGAAACCGCACGTCCGCCAGGGATTGTAAATCCCTGTCTCATAGCTAAAGTCCTCTGAAGAGGACTTTAGAGCGCAAAAATTTTCAGTCTACTTCAGTAGACTTGAGCAATTAGTCAGGGATTTACAATCCCTGACTGACTGACGGGTGAACAACACCCAATCAATACGCTATTTTTGGCTTAAGTTGACACCAGTGGCATCTTGCCCGCCCTGATTATGCAACTTGAATGCTGATTAGCTTAACAGGGATGAAAACGAAAGTTGGCATAATAAAATCCCCCCTTCCTACACTCCCTAAAAACGGAGGATCGGGTTAGAGGGGAATGCCATTGCTCTGACTGGTTCCCAGCCTCTAGGCTGGGAACCCATTCTGGGAGGCTCCGCCTCCAGTAGCTTGAATTGAGGCAGAGCCTCTTTTAAATACATTCCCAGCCTCCAGGCTGGGAACAAGACGAAAGGGAAAATCGGGTTATAGGGGATAATTCAGGGTGATATTAGCTTTCAGAAGTTTCCTGAGAAAACTTCTTATGAATAGTTCTTGTGGATTCCCCATCAGCAGCTACCGTGATCAGATAGTCCATTAAACCATCTGAAAAGGGAAGACGTAGGTGGAAAGTACCATCGGGTTTAACTTTGATGGCATGACCATCAATGTTTACGTTGGTATTTGGTTGAGTTGCTCCGTGAATAATTAACTCAGCATCAGCCACAAACCAAAAATCTCCGTAGGGACGACTGAATACCCGGACATTAGCGGAACGGGCGATGAGTAACCAACGTAGTTTATCGCCGTAGGCATCGCCATCAGCAATATAGCCAATTTCAACCATGTAATCGCGATCGCTGACGGGAATCGCTACAAAGCGATCGCGTGCTACTTCTTCAGATTCATACTGCTGGACAAGCTGGGGACTTTGATAACTCAAGTCAATGCTCGTGACATCATAGAGCCGCACTACTAATTGGGAACCGCCCTGTTGTCGCAGTGCTTCCGCTTGAGCTTTAGAAATGTGCCAAGAAACATAAGCCCACTTGGGAGTCCGGGGTGTGAGGACAATACTGCTCTCTTCTGGAGCCGTTTCTGCTTCTACATCTGCCAAAGCAATAGCTGTTTCGCTGACTAATGCTACATTTTCAACGACGGGATATTTTGTCGTCGGCTCTGTAGGCACTGGACTAAAGACACGAACGATCGCAGAACGGGCAATGAATAACCAGCGACCGCCATCAGCGACATAGCCAATTTCAGCTATGTAGTCGCGATCGCTGATGGGAATTTCTACAAAGCGATCGTGTGCTGTCTCTTCACATTCATACTGCTGGACAAGCTGAGGATTTTGATAACTCAAATCTATGCCAGTCACATCATACAGCCGCACTACCAATTGAGAGCCGCCCTCTTGTCGCAGTGCTGCTTTTTGAGCTTCGGAAACCTCCCAAGAGACTTCAGCCCATTGGAAAGTGCGGGGTGTGAGGACAATACTGCTCTCTTGTTGGACATCTACCAATTTATCCGCAATTGCGACATCATCAACTACGGGATCTGGATTCACAGGACTGGAGACATGAACGATCGCAGAACGGGCGATGAATAACCAGCGCTCGCCATCAGCGAGATAGCCAATTTCAGCTATGTAGTCGCGATCGCCTTGGGGAATGTCCACCAATCCTTCGTTTTCTGTTTCCTCAGATTCATACAGCTTTACCAGCTGCGGAGTTTGATAACTCAAGTCAATGCCAGTCACATCATACAGCCGCACGATCAATTGAGAGCCGCCTTGTTGCCGCAGTGCTGCTTTCTTGGCTTCGGAAATCTCCCAAGAGACATGAGCCGATCCATCAGTATCGGGTGTAAGCAAAATACTGCTTTCTTCTTGAGAATCTACCAAACCAATAGCTGTTTCGGCTGCCATTGCCACATCATCAACTATCGGATCTGGATTCACAGGACTGAAGACACGAACAATTGCAGAACGGGCGATGAATAACCAGTGTTCGCCATAAGCGATATAGCCAATTTCAGCGATGTAGTCGCGATCATTGAGGGGAATTTCTACAACGCGATCGTGTGCTGTCTCTGCACATTCATACTGCTTCACCAGTTGCGGAGTTTGATAACTCAAATCAATGCCAGTCACATCATACAGCCGCACTACCAATTGAGTACCGCCTTGTTGCCACAGTTCTGCTTTCTTGGCTGGGGGAATCTCCCAAGAGACATGAGCCGATGTATAAGTATGCGGTGTGAGTACAATACTACTTTCTTCATCTGTATCAACCAAACCACTAGTTGTTTCGGCTGCGTAGGCATAGCCAGTCGTAGACATCGCTTCATTTTGAGCATCCGATCCGAAAGTGCTAGCCCAAGCACCAACTCCTGCGCCCGCTGCTAAAGCTGCGGCTGCGGCTAAATCTGTGGAGTTAGCTTCCCCAACAGGCGGCTCGGCGGGAAGTTCTGCCTCTGGCAAAGTTAAAGTGGGTTCGGCTGCG
This portion of the Nostoc sp. GT001 genome encodes:
- a CDS encoding reverse transcriptase domain-containing protein, with the translated sequence MIRHSYKTSESWKALPWKKFRRNLFRLQKRVYKAVQVGDKRKARLLQKLILKSTSARFLAIRLVSQLNAGKKTAGIDGKKSLSFEERFNLEELLKMNSGNWKHQGIREIPIPKKDGTTRMLKIPTIADRAWQCLAKYALEAAHEATFHARSYGFRTGRSAHDAQKYIQTNLNSRCNGIEKRVIELDIEKCFDRINHSAIMDELIAPKGLKLGIFRCLKAGVNPEFPEQGTPQGGVVSPLLANIALNGIESIHRYHYSYKQGCRITDKTSKEDISEPSVRYADDMVIILRPEDDATEILERISEFLRKRGMNISQKKTKVTAATDGFDFLGWHFKIQKNGKFRCTPSVDNFKAFRKKVKHIVNNSNYGATTKAEKLAPVVRGWRNYHKFCNMDGSKNSLYHIQKRAYTVFNKEAKKNRYSSKKLIDKAFPKVPYSEGSHVMIKGRKSPYDGDTAYWSERNSKLYDGETSKAIKKQNHKCASCGLKFIDEERVHLHHIDGNHANWKKNNLEAIHESCHDYKHMSKSAS
- a CDS encoding DUF2103 domain-containing protein; the encoded protein is MGKPSVDPLRTASLRDATRTQKAARLVWNHSTHLSGLIPILERLCQQDGIQTVTPGVIGRSKGHCPKMQLRVSVPIRGGYKVIARQGKTVQEVFILTTLPQDQLEAALAIAMRC
- the clpS gene encoding ATP-dependent Clp protease adapter ClpS, translating into MVMTLSADVYGMSTAPTIAPERSNQVIRKTYPNYKVIVLNDDFNTFQHVSECLMKYIPGMSGDRAWDLTNQVHYEGQAIVWVGPQEPAELYHQQLRRAGLTMAPLEAA
- a CDS encoding FAD-dependent oxidoreductase gives rise to the protein MKHRHKIAFSLTSLIGLNLISSLVAFNQAMAAPPRTPDKSVNCEILVVGGGLSGVATAYEGLLAGRTVCLTEITDWLGGQISAQGTSALDERPTQRSQQFYSRGYLELRNRIQRKYGELNPGDCWVSDSCFLPRDAHTILTQMLKDAEKKGKGKLQWFPNTVIKDLEIAADGKIINGAIAIQSQPPKGAPPLNTFTLSQSIEDAYRYENSSRFTKTIVRFIPKAAKEDAAKWYVIDASETGEIIALADVPYRLGIDARSYLEPSASSANNDPYCPQGFTYTFAMEATKEPQPQTMPAFYPQYAPYFSYELKRLANFDLVFTYRRIWSPKKGKAEKFGGVSFTAATPGDISMQNWTWGNDYRPGTAQDNLIYTRQQLQGTGQLEPGGWMGGLRTEALRKAEENALSFYYWLVAGTTDSQLGDGVKQPQTNNRFVSGLNSPMGTAHGLSKYPYMREGRRIIGRPSWGQTGGFGIWEIDISRRDYNDEYYSKTLPADMYRRLRAAVAGLEAVSVIEGKVPPDKAMRRTRSTIFPDAVGIGHYAIDFHPCMVNSPPEAPGNTERPGERRGAGLAYPFQIALRAMIPQKIDNLLVGGKSIATSHIAAAAYRVHSFEWSAGAAAGTIASFALKNAIAPYQLVDDLPKQEPQLEALKRLLQQNGNPTAFPDTSIFNENWDNWK